The following are encoded together in the Brassica napus cultivar Da-Ae unplaced genomic scaffold, Da-Ae ScsIHWf_3038;HRSCAF=3832, whole genome shotgun sequence genome:
- the LOC106369912 gene encoding transcription factor MYB28-like, whose amino-acid sequence MSRKPCCVGEGLKKGAWTTEEDKTLISYIHEHGEGGWRDIPQKAGLKRCGKSCRLRWTNYLKPEIKRGEFSSEEEQIIIMLHAARGNKWSVIARHLPRRTDNEIKNYWNTHLKKRLIEQGIDPVTHKPLASNTSPTVTTTQPGNLHSLDASSSDKRYSRSSSMPSMSRPLSSGFNPSSEITTPVQGGSLSCKKSIKKSNSTSRLLNKVAAKATSIKDILSATTIPYTTRKSTACRQPSLSVSNRNKLEPMVF is encoded by the exons ATGTCAAGAAAGCCATGTTGTGTCGGAGAAGGGTTGAAGAAAGGTGCATGGACAACCGAGGAAGACAAGACGCTCATCTCTTACATTCACGAACATGGAGAAGGTGGCTGGCGCGACATTCCCCAAAAAGCTG GGTTGAAAAGGTGTGGAAAGAGTTGTAGACTGCGATGGACTAACTACCTAAAACCTGAGATCAAAAGAGGCGAGTTTAGTTCAGAGGAGGAACAGATTATCATCATGCTCCATGCTGCTCGTGGCAACAA GTGGTCGGTCATAGCGAGACATTTACCTAGAAGAACCGACAATGAGATCAAGAATTACTGGAACACGCATCTCAAAAAACGTCTGATCGAACAGGGTATTGACCCCGTGACTCACAAGCCACTAGCTTCTAATACTAGCCCTACTGTCACCACCACGCAGCCTGGGAACTTGCATTCTCTAGATGCATCTAGTTCCGACAAACGATACTCCCGGTCAAGCTCAATGCCTTCCATGTCTCGTCCTCTTTCCTCCGGTTTCAACCCATCTTCCGAGATCACCACACCAGTTCAGGGAGGTTCCTTGAGTTGCAAGAAAAGTATTAAGAAATCGAACTCTACATCAAGGCTTTTAAACAAAGTTGCGGCTAAGGCCACTTCCATCAAAGATATCTTGAGTGCTACTACAATaccatacactacaagaaaaagcACCGCATGCCGACAGCCATCTTTGTCGGTAAGTAATAGGAACAAGCTCGAACCGATGGTCTTCTGA
- the LOC106431690 gene encoding uncharacterized protein LOC106431690 encodes MKKTMEDSSKIMRRSIHTFLQNYHHATTAAAIALPFSAALLLSQAFFSSSSSSSSSLHLRLNTLFHGAGFTSSLDFFNMLSLKLSQTLSSSLLTLLFSLTFLLLSKAYVIKLLSNNHDSFYYYLPLLRTYVCNSLFLLSANASAFALCFFIASFGLSSRNVYTLFSLVSAIIYSIIIANAYVITNLALVSSTFSPSSGGYTTTILKACLLLRGRASTALALALPTNLGLAGVEALFQYRVVRSYYKEDRVITSIAVEGMLIAYLYALFLVLDTIVSFLFYQSCLKNDEDQKKGREDEYTIKIQICGTDDMKICIKGPKCFQEIL; translated from the coding sequence ATGAAGAAGACAATGGAAGATTCAAGCAAGATCATGAGAAGATCAATCCACACTTTCCTCCAAAACTACCACCATGCCACCACCGCAGCCGCCATTGCCCTCCCTTTCTCTGCCGCTCTCCTCCTCTCTCAagccttcttctcctcctcttcctcctcctcctcctcattgCACTTGAGGTTAAACACTCTCTTCCACGGAGCGGGTTTCACTTCTTCACTTGACTTCTTCAACATGTTAAGCCTTAAACTCTCACAAACACTTTCTTCCTCTTTGCTCACTCTCCTTTTCTCCCTCACTTTCCTCCTCTTATCCAAAGCTTACGTCATCAAACTCCTTTCAAACAACCACGACTCTTTTTATTATTACCTTCCTCTTCTCAGAACTTACGTTTGCAactctctcttcctcctctcaGCAAACGCCTCTGCTTTTGCTCTGTGCTTCTTCATAGCATCCTTTGGACTCTCTTCAAGAAACGTCTACACTCTATTCTCCTTAGTCTCAGCCATTATCTACTCAATCATCATCGCAAACGCATATGTCATCACCAACCTAGCCTTGGTTTCATCAACATTCTCTCCCTCCTCAGGAGGATACACAACAACAATTCTCAAGGCGTGTCTTCTCCTTCGTGGAAGAGCTTCAACAGCATTGGCACTTGCTCTGCCTACTAATCTCGGCTTAGCAGGAGTGGAAGCCTTGTTTCAGTACAGAGTAGTGAGGTCTTATTACAAAGAGGACAGAGTTATCACCTCGATAGCTGTAGAAGGAATGTTAATAGCTTACTTATACGCTCTCTTCTTGGTTCTTGACACTATAGTCAGCTTCCTCTTTTACCAAAGCTGCCTCAAGAACGATGAGGATCAGAAGAAAGGTAGAGAAGATGAGTATACGATCAAGATCCAAATCTGTGGAACAGATGACATGAAGATATGCATCAAAGGTCCAAAATGTTTCCAAGAAATCTTGTGA
- the LOC106431683 gene encoding transcription factor MYB28-like encodes MSLPFPQKKFSTRNEEDSSNALADFDPFSQSLLYTDHEIHATSDLDMDQGYDFSYFLETLGRDEHNMNVDQYGHDLPMSDVSQDVVSSTSVDDQDNMTGNFEGWSNYLLDHAGLIYDDTEYDFFDKQII; translated from the exons ATGTCGTTACCTTTCCCACAAAAGAAGTTCTCG ACTCGCAATGAAGAAGATAGTTCCAATGCTCTCGCTGACTTCGATCCCTTTTCTCAATCATTGTTGTACACTGATCACGAGATACATGCTACTTCTGATCTCGATATGGATCAGGGTTACGATTTCTCATATTTTCTCGAGACACTCGGGAGAGATGAGCACAACATGAATGTCGATCAGTATGGTCATGATCTTCCTATGTCCGATGTGTCACAAGACGTCGTCTCATCAACTAGCGTTGATGATCAAGACAATATGACTGGAAACTTCGAGGGTTGGTCAAATTATCTTCTTGACCATGCTGGTTTGATATATGACGACACTGAATATGATTTCTTCGATAAGCAAATCATATGA